A genomic window from Shewanella vesiculosa includes:
- the murU gene encoding N-acetylmuramate alpha-1-phosphate uridylyltransferase MurU: protein MKAMILAAGRGERLRPLTDSLPKPLVSVAGKPLIEYHIEKLALLGVSDIVINQAWLGHKLPEILGDGSRWGVQIRYSDETTALETAGGIKHALPLLGDEPFLVINGDIFIDYLPDVSLAYRMVIQAEADAFLWLVDNPAHHPQGDFAIDVNGQLTVDDEPKLTFAGLGIYHPRLFINLPEGKQALGPVLKQSMSQQRIQGVHFKAYWCDVGTIERLEQLQSRLLAQD from the coding sequence ATGAAAGCAATGATTTTGGCTGCGGGGCGTGGAGAGCGTTTACGGCCTTTAACCGACTCCTTACCTAAACCGTTAGTGAGCGTTGCTGGTAAACCATTAATAGAATATCACATAGAGAAACTTGCCTTGCTGGGGGTGAGTGACATAGTGATCAATCAGGCGTGGTTAGGGCATAAATTACCTGAAATATTAGGCGATGGAAGTCGTTGGGGAGTACAGATCCGTTATAGCGATGAAACCACGGCGTTAGAAACGGCTGGCGGTATCAAGCACGCATTACCATTATTAGGTGATGAGCCCTTTTTAGTCATCAACGGTGATATATTTATCGATTACTTGCCCGATGTCTCGTTAGCTTATCGAATGGTTATCCAAGCTGAAGCGGACGCGTTTTTATGGTTAGTTGATAATCCAGCGCATCATCCGCAGGGCGATTTTGCTATTGATGTGAATGGCCAATTAACGGTTGATGATGAGCCAAAGTTAACCTTTGCTGGCTTGGGCATTTACCATCCTCGATTATTTATAAACTTACCCGAAGGTAAACAAGCCTTGGGACCTGTGCTGAAGCAATCAATGAGCCAGCAGCGGATACAAGGTGTGCATTTTAAGGCTTATTGGTGCGATGTCGGGACGATTGAGCGATTAGAACAACTGCAGAGTCGATTACTGGCTCAAGATTAA
- the djlA gene encoding co-chaperone DjlA gives MRIWGKVFGFIIGFMFGRFFGAILGLWLGHAYDRRQGLSALMRKGGERQAMFFNATFAVMGHVAKASGRVTETDIRIAAMLMDQMKLSGQSRIDAQTAFRQGRQADFDLLQQLELFRQATQGRAELAQMFLEIQIQTALSDGELHANEKQILSAIANKLGLAAQLDVLLARWQAEFSHHQSPQGNKMPLTDAYVLLGVSESASDQDVKRTYRKLMNEHHPDKLVAKGLPEEMMELANTKAQDIQAAYERIKTSRGMR, from the coding sequence ATGCGAATTTGGGGTAAAGTTTTTGGGTTTATCATTGGGTTTATGTTTGGGCGTTTCTTTGGGGCTATTTTAGGCTTATGGTTAGGCCATGCTTATGACAGACGCCAAGGCTTAAGCGCGTTAATGCGTAAAGGCGGTGAGCGTCAGGCGATGTTTTTCAATGCTACATTTGCCGTCATGGGCCATGTAGCTAAAGCCTCTGGGCGAGTGACTGAAACCGACATCCGTATTGCGGCCATGTTAATGGATCAAATGAAGTTATCGGGACAATCGCGTATTGATGCGCAAACAGCTTTTCGCCAAGGGCGCCAAGCTGATTTTGATCTGTTACAGCAGCTTGAGTTGTTTCGACAAGCCACTCAAGGCCGAGCTGAGTTAGCGCAGATGTTTTTAGAAATCCAAATTCAAACTGCATTATCTGATGGTGAGTTACATGCCAATGAGAAGCAAATTTTATCCGCTATTGCCAATAAGCTTGGTCTTGCTGCACAACTTGATGTGTTACTGGCTCGTTGGCAAGCTGAATTCAGTCATCATCAGTCGCCGCAAGGTAATAAAATGCCGCTGACTGATGCTTATGTACTCCTCGGCGTATCAGAGTCTGCAAGCGATCAAGACGTTAAGCGTACTTACCGCAAACTGATGAACGAACATCATCCTGATAAGCTTGTTGCAAAAGGCTTACCAGAAGAAATGATGGAGCTTGCCAACACTAAAGCGCAAGATATTCAAGCTGCTTACGAGCGAATTAAAACTTCACGTGGAATGCGTTAG
- a CDS encoding D-2-hydroxyacid dehydrogenase, giving the protein MKIVVLDGYTLNPGDLNWQALEALGECDIYDHTPLDQIVSRCQGAQIVLTNKTQLSATTLKQLRGLIYIGVLATGTNVVDMDAATAQGIVVTNIPAYGPDAVAQMVFAHILHHHQQVALHDHAVKAGQWAANRDFCFSLSPLTSLKGLTLGVVGYGDIGQQVANLGVAFGMNVLITTTQPKTNLPAAIQWCQRDHLLKQADIISLHCPLNAATKYMINSDSLRLLKPGCLLVNTARGDLINEIDLAQWLNHDHGFAGVDVLSTEPPSHDNPLLSAANITITPHIAWATLQARQNLLNIAVENVHQFQQGKMLNQVNG; this is encoded by the coding sequence ATGAAAATAGTGGTATTAGATGGTTACACTCTGAATCCTGGTGATTTGAATTGGCAGGCGCTAGAGGCATTAGGCGAGTGCGATATTTACGACCATACACCACTCGATCAAATCGTCAGTCGCTGTCAAGGTGCGCAAATTGTGCTGACGAATAAAACCCAGTTGAGTGCTACAACCTTAAAGCAACTGCGCGGATTAATTTATATTGGGGTTCTTGCCACAGGCACCAATGTTGTAGACATGGATGCCGCAACCGCGCAGGGGATTGTGGTCACCAATATTCCTGCTTATGGCCCAGATGCCGTGGCGCAAATGGTGTTTGCCCATATTCTGCATCACCATCAGCAGGTGGCCTTACACGATCACGCTGTTAAAGCTGGACAATGGGCTGCTAATCGGGATTTTTGTTTTAGTTTGAGTCCATTAACCTCGTTAAAAGGATTGACCTTGGGGGTGGTGGGGTATGGCGATATTGGTCAGCAAGTTGCCAATTTAGGTGTGGCATTCGGTATGAATGTATTGATCACCACTACGCAACCAAAAACGAATTTACCAGCAGCCATTCAATGGTGTCAACGTGACCATTTACTTAAGCAAGCCGATATTATATCGCTACATTGTCCGCTTAATGCGGCAACCAAATATATGATAAACAGTGACAGTTTACGCTTACTTAAACCGGGTTGTTTATTGGTTAATACTGCTCGCGGCGACTTGATTAATGAAATTGATTTAGCCCAATGGCTTAACCATGATCATGGATTTGCTGGCGTTGACGTGCTATCAACTGAGCCGCCAAGTCATGATAATCCGCTCCTTAGTGCTGCCAATATTACCATTACGCCGCATATTGCCTGGGCAACATTGCAGGCTAGACAAAATCTACTCAACATCGCGGTTGAAAATGTACACCAGTTTCAACAGGGTAAAATGTTGAATCAGGTTAATGGCTAA